ACATCAGTGCGCTTCACGATAATACGCCCAGATGGCGGAATTGGTAGACGCGCTAGTTTCAGGGACTAGTGTTAGCAATAGCGTGCAGGTTCGAGTCCTGTTCTGGGTACGACAGATGTTTGTTTAAATTGGTCAGGTGGTGGAATTGGTAGACACGCTACTTTGAGGGGGTAGTGGCCGTTGGGTCGTGTGAGTTCGAGTCTCATCCTGATCACAGAAGAGGTTGTTAACAATATAAAATTGTTTGCAACCTCTTTTTTTTGTGAAATTTTTCGCCCTATTCATAAGTAACTTCTTAGAAAGAAATATTGAGTTTGATGCATAAAAAAGCGGTTCTACTAAAGAACCGCTTTTTATATTGGCAGGCTTATTTTAAGCCAAGGTCTTCAATAACTCTATCTATTTTACGATTTAGTAAGTTGTCTACCATTTCGTAATCCTCGGCATTGTTGAGTGCTTCTTTTACTCCAAAGTAAAACTTGATCTTCGGTTCGGTACCTGAAGGACGAACTGAAATAATAGTTCCATCTTGTGTTACAAATTGAAGTACATCCGATTTAGGTAGCTCAATTGTGTAACGGAGTTCGCTTATGGTATCGTAGGTTTCACCCGCCTTGTAGTCGTGCACTAGCATAACTTTAGCACCTGCAATTGTTTGAGGAGGTGTGCTGCGGAAGTTATCCATCATTTTTTTGATCTCTTCTTGTCCGCTAATCCCTTTTTTGGTAACGGATAGAAGTTTCTCCTTGTAAATCCCGTAACGTACGTAAATTTCTTTTAGTAGCTCTAAAAGGGTTTTTCCTTGCTCTTTAGCCCAAGCTGCTGTTTCTGCTATTAAGGCGCATGAGATAACTGCATCCTTGTCGCGGACAAATTCGCCTGCTAAGTAGCCGTAACTCTCTTCTCCACCCATAATGAAGTTCTTTGAGCCTTCATTTTTGCCTATAATATCAGCAATGTATTTGAAGCCTGTAAGCACGTTGAAAACTTCGACGTTGTAGTCCTTAGCAATATCTTTTAGCAAGTCGGTTGTTACAATGGTTTTTACAATGTACTCTTTCCCTTTTAAAAGATCTTTTTCTTTCCACTTATTAATCATGTAGAAGCAAAGTAGCGAAGCCGTCTGATTTCCATTTAAAAGTTCATATTTGCCATCTGCAACCTTAACTGCAACTCCAACACGGTCGGCGTCAGGGTCTGTTGCCAAAACCAAATCCGCATTCTCGATTTTGGCCTTTTCGATAGCCATTTCTAAGGTGCTGGTCTCTTCTGGATTTGGAGATTTTACAGTAGGGAAGTTGCCGTCCACAACGTCTTGTTCCGGAATGTGAATTACATTTTTAAAACCGAAGCGTTCAAGCGTTTTAGGAACTAATTTTACTCCTGTTCCATGAATTGGAGTATATACAATTTTTAAATCGGCATGCTTTTTAATAATTTCTGGCGATAGAGATAGCCCAACGAGACGGTCAATGTACAAACTGTCAATTTGTTCTCCGATAACTTCTACCTTTCCGTTGCCTCCGTTGAACTTAATTTCATCAATTGTGGTGATGTTATTCACCTCGTTAATGATGTTTTTGTCATGAGGCGCTATTATTTGGGCTCCATCACCCCAATATACCTTATATCCGTTGTATTCTTTGGGATTGTGGGATGCTGTTACAACTACTCCTGCTTTACATCCTAACTCTCTAATCGTAAAGCTAAGTTCAGGCGTTGGTCGTAAGCTATCGAATAGATATGCTGTAAATCCGTTGGCTGCAAAAATTTTAGCGGTTGTTTCGGCAAATAGGCGGCTGTTGTTTCTGCTGTCGTGTGCAATTGCAACGCTAACAGGTTCGTTGGGGAAGGTTTTTAGGATGTAGTTTGCTAAACCTTGAGTTGCCATACCTACCGTATAAATATTCATACGGTTGGTTCCTACTCCCATTATTCCACGAAGACCACCTGTGCCAAATTCAAGACTTTGATAGAATGATTCCTTTAACTCTTGAGGATCTTCACTCATCAATCTTTTTACTTCACGCTTGGTGGCTTCGTCATAGTTCCCATTTAGCCAAATGGTTGCCTTTTCTGTAATCTGAGGCTCTACTGTATTCATATCTATTTGTTTAATTTACTTAAGCAGGTTGCAAGGCTGTGCTTCCAATGTGGAATTGCGATTTCGAATGTTGCCTTTATTTTATTTTTGTTTAAAACGCTATAGTGTGGTCGTTTGGCAGGTGTTGGATAGCTCGCTGATTCTATTGGAAACAGATTACATCCAATGTTTTCCATGTCGAATATTTCGCGGGTAAAATCGTACCAGCTGCATACGCCTTCATTGGTGTAGTGATATATGCCAGAGAAAAAGGTGTCGTTAACGCTTGTGATCTTATCTGCAATTGTTAGTAGGGCAGAGGCTAAATCGTGAGCGTATGTTGGACTTCCTACTTGATCGAAAACAACATTTAGAGTTTCGCGTTCTTTCCCTAAGCGAAGCATCGTTTTTACAAAGTTATTTCCGAATGTGGAGTAGAGCCAAGCTGTTCTTACGACAATGCCTTTACTATAGGCGCATGCTTGCATTTCTCCCTGGAGCTTAGTCGCTCCATAAACCGATTGTGGATTTGTTGCATCTTTTTCGTTGTATGGCTTATATCCCATTCCGTCAAAGACATAATCCGTCGAAACCTGAATTAGCCATGCATCGACCAGCTTGGCTGCTTCGACGATATTCTTAACGCCTGTTGCATTTACTAATTCTGCTAATGCAGGTTCAGATTCAGCCTTATCTACAGCTGTATAAGCAGCGCAGTTTATAATTACAGAGGGCTTATCTCTTTTTATGATGGCAGATAGTTTTGCTAAATCGGTTATGTCTATTTTAGGGAAATCGTAAAATTTGAAATCTACTTCCAAATTTTGAGAAATCTCCTTGATTTCGCTTCCTAGCTGTCCATTGCTACCAATAACTACGTAGATACGTTTACTCATATCTCAAAAATTATGCGAACAAATTTGATTATTAAAAGCTAACTATACAATAAGACTGGTCTGTTGTGGCCTACTTGTTTTTAAACTTGGTGAAATACTCGATAGTCTTAGTTAAACCTTCTTCAAGTTGAACCGTTGGCTCCCAATTATTGAGGTGCTGTTTTGCAAGATCGATTCGAGGTTGTCGTTGAATCGGATCATCGGAAGGGAGCTCTTTAAATACGATTTTTGATTTGGATCCGGTGAGCCTTATTACTTTTTCCGCAAGATCAAGAATTGTAAACTCCTTAGGGTTTCCAAGATTAAATGGGCCTGTTATGTCATCGTTAGTTCCCATCATTCGAATCATTCCTTCCACTAAGTCATCAACGTATTGGAAGCTGCGGGTCTGTGATCCATCTCCATAAACAGTGATATCCTCGTTGTTTAACGCCTGCATGATAAAGTTGGAGACAACTCGACCGTCATTAATACTCATTCTTGGGCCATAGGTGTTAAATATACGTATGATTTTGATACGTACGTTATTCTGATAGCGGTAGTTTACGAATAGAGTTTCGGCGCAGCGCTTGCCTTCGTCGTAGCAGGAGCGGAGACCAATGGGATTTACATGGCCCCAATACTCCTCTGTCTGAGGATGAACTTGAGGGTCTCCGTACACTTCGCTTGTAGATGCTTGTAGTATTTTTGCTTTAACCCGTTTGGCTAAACCTAACATATTGATGGCTCCCATTACAGAGGTTTTAACCGTTTTAATGGGATTGTATTGGTAGTGAATAGGAGAAGCAGGACATGCAAGGTTGTATATTTCGTCAACCTCTGCAAAGAATGGAGATATGACGTCGTGCCTTACAAGCTCAAAGTAGGGGTTGTTGATTAAGTGAACCACATTTTCCTTTGATCCTGTGAAGAAGTTATCTAAGCAAATGACATCGTGACCGTCGTTTAGCAAACGCTCACAAAGGTGGGAGCCTAAAAAGCCTGCACCACCTGTCACTAAAATCCTTTTCCTGCTCATCCTAATAGGTTTTATGTTACTTCATAGGCTTTCTTCCGATGCTGAAATAGACATACCCTTGTTCTTTTAACTCTTCTGGCTCGTAGATATTTCGGCCATCGAAAATCACCTTTTGATTCATTGTCTTTTCTAATTCTGCATAGTTAAGAATTCTGAATTCAGTCCATTCAGTGATTAGTATTAGCGCATCAGCGTTTCTTGTTGCTTCGTATTGCGAGGTGGCGTACTCTATTTTATCTCCTAAAATATGCTTTGCCTCATTCATCGCAACAGGATCGTAAGCAGAAACCGTAGCCCCGTCTTTTAGTAAGCTTTCAATGATTACTACTGATGGAGCTTCGCGCATGTCGTCGGTGTTAGGTTTAAACGAAAGCCCCCAAACCGCAATCTTTTTTCCTTTTAGATTACCATTAAAGAAGCTTCGAACTTTATTGTAAACAACTAACTTTTGTTTTTCGTTCACATTTTCAACCGATTTTAGAATCTCAAGCGAGTGATTGTTGTCTTGAGCGGTCTTTATTAGTGCTTTAACGTCTTTTGGGAAGCAGCTTCCTCCGTATCCGGCACCAGGATAGATGAACTTGTTTCCAATTCGGGAGTCGGAGCCGACTCCTTTTCTAACCAAGTTAACATCGGCCCCAACTATTTCGCAAAGGTTGGCGATGTCGTTCATAAAGCTAATCTTGGTTGCAAGCATGGCGTTAGCGGCATACTTTGTTAGCTCCGACGAAAACAAATCCATGAATATTATTGGATGCCCATTTAGCACAAACGGCTTATAGAGCTTGCTCATGATCTTTTGAGCCTCTTCCGTTTCTACCCCAACGACAATTCTGTCTGGCTTTAGGAAGTCTTCTATTGCGTTTCCTTCTTTTAGGAATTCGGGGTTGGATGCTACATCAAAAGGGATGTTAGCTCCTCTCTTGTCTAGTTCTTGTTGGATTGCGGCCTTAACCTTTAAGCCAGTGCCTACGGGAACGGTACTTTTATTTACAATAACCATGTACGAGGTTATGTGCTTTCCAATCTCTGATGCAACGGCCAAAACGTGCTTTAAATCAGCGCTGCCATCCTCATCAGGCGGAGTGCCTACCGCAATGAATACAACTTCGGCACCTACCATCGACTCTTTAAGGTTTGTCGAAAAAAACAGCCTTTCTTTTTCGACGTTACGCTTTACCATATCCTCCAAACCTGGCTCGTAAATAGGGATAATGCCCTTGTTGAGCTGGCTGATTTTTTCTTGGTTTACATCTACGCAGGTAACGGTTACCCCTGTTTCTGCAAAGCAGGTACCACTTACGAGTCCCACGTAGCCTGTACCAACAACTGATATTTTCATGGTTTTGTAGTTTTTCGAATTAGTAAAGTGCAATAGTCAACTGCAAAATAAGTTTTCAAAAATATAAAAAAGGATGGCTGTTTTTGATGTAACCCTAGCATAATCTCAAAACATTGCTCACATTTGGGGGCTGCTAGTAGCATAATTTCTTTTGGATTTTCCTATTTCCCATACAAGGGGCGTTGGCTATCTGTTTAGAAGACAAAGGGCAATGTTGGTGCGTCATTTTATTATAAATTCAAAATAAAATAACAAAACAGGCAAAAAAACGTCCTCGATTTATCTCTTGTATCGAAAGAATTCCTAACTTCGCGCCCTAAGAGTTTTCTATACATAATGTCTAACCCATTAGTTGTTAAACTGAATAAAATGACAAACAACGAAGAAATCCTTCGCGAAGAAGGAACTGCAAAGCAATTTGCATCAAAGAACGCTTCAATTCCTGTAGATCAATTTGATTGGGATGCGTTCGAATCAGAACAAGGATTGTACGACGATTCTAAGGATAGCATCCTTAGCAAGTACGACCAAACATTGTCTAACGTTGCTGTAAACGAAGTTGTTGACGGTACCGTTATTTCGATGAACAAGCGTGAAGTAGTGGTAAACATTGGCTACAAGTCGGATGGCGTTGTATCAATGAACGAGTTCCGCTACAATCCAGAGCTTAAAGTTGGCGACGTAGTAGAAGTTTACGTAGAAAGCCAAGAAGACAAAAAAGGTCAGCTTAACCTTTCACACAAAAAAGCACGCGTACTTCGCTCTTGGGATCGTGTTAACGAAGCCCTTGACAAGGACGAAGTTATTAAGGGTTACATCAAGTGCCGTACCCGTGGTGGTATGATCGTTGATGTATTCGGTATTGAGGCATTCCTTCCAGGATCTCAAATCGATGTTAAGCCAATTCGCGACTACGATGTATACGTAGGTAAAACTATGGAATTCAAGGTTGTTAAGATCAACCACGAGTTCAAGAACGTAGTTGTATCGCACAAGGCTCTTATCGAAGAGGAACTTGAGCAACAAAAGAAAGACATCATCGCTAAGCTTGAAAAGGGTCAAGTTCTTGAAGGAACCGTTAAGAACATCACTTCTTACGGTGTATTCATCGACCTTGGTGGCGTAGATGGTCTTATCCATATCACCGACCTATCTTGGGGACGTGTTAACCACCCAGAAGAAATTGTTGAGCTAGATCAGAAGCTTAACGTTGTTATCCTAGACTTTGATGACGCTAAGAAGCGTATCGCTCTAGGTCTTAAGCAGCTTACTGCTCACCCATGGGATTCTCTTGATTCTAACCTTAAGGTTGGCGACAAGGTTAAAGGAAAAGTTGTGGTTATGGCTGACTACGGTGCTTTCGTTGAGATTGCAACTGGCGTTGAAGGTCTAATCCACGTTTCTGAAATGTCTTGGTCGCAACACCTACGTAGCGCTCAGGAGTTCCTAAAGGTTGGCGACGAAGTAGAAGCTGTTATCCTTACTCTAGATCGCGACGAGCGTAAGATGTCTCTTGGCATTAAGCAGCTACGTCAAGATCCATGGGAAAACATCGAAGAAAAGTATGCTGTTAACTCTAAGCATACCGCTCGCGTTCGCAACTTCACCAACTTTGGTGTATTTGTTGAGATCGAAGAAGGTGTTGACGGACTTATTCACATTTCAGACCTATCTTGGACTAAGAAGGTTAAGCATCCATCAGAATTCACTTCAATTGGTGCTGAAATCGAGGTTGTTGTTCTTGAAATCGACAAGGAAAACCGCCGCTTAAGCTTAGGTCACAAGCAGCTTGAAGAAAATCCATGGGATGTATTCGAAACTGTATTTACTACCGATTCTATTCACGAAGGAACAATCGTTGAGCTAGAAGATAAGGGTGCTCGTATTGCGCTTCCTTACGGTGTTGATGGTTTCGCTACTCCAAAGCATCTAACCAAGGAAGACGGTACACCTGCTAAGCTTGAAGAAAAGCTTGAGTTTAAGGTTATCGAATTCAACAAGGGTGCTAAGAGAATCATCGTTTCTCACAGCCGTACCTTCGAAGATGCTAAGAAGACCGAAGAAAAGGCAGAGAAGAAAGCTAAGGCTGCAGCTACTAACAAGGCTGTAAAGAAGGTGAAGACTAACATCGAAAAGACCACCCTTGGCGATATCGATGCTCTTGCTGCTCTTAAGTCTGAAATGGAAGGTAAAGCAAATACCGAAGAATAATCTTCTCACACCAT
The Alistipes sp. ZOR0009 DNA segment above includes these coding regions:
- a CDS encoding UDP-glucose dehydrogenase family protein; the protein is MKISVVGTGYVGLVSGTCFAETGVTVTCVDVNQEKISQLNKGIIPIYEPGLEDMVKRNVEKERLFFSTNLKESMVGAEVVFIAVGTPPDEDGSADLKHVLAVASEIGKHITSYMVIVNKSTVPVGTGLKVKAAIQQELDKRGANIPFDVASNPEFLKEGNAIEDFLKPDRIVVGVETEEAQKIMSKLYKPFVLNGHPIIFMDLFSSELTKYAANAMLATKISFMNDIANLCEIVGADVNLVRKGVGSDSRIGNKFIYPGAGYGGSCFPKDVKALIKTAQDNNHSLEILKSVENVNEKQKLVVYNKVRSFFNGNLKGKKIAVWGLSFKPNTDDMREAPSVVIIESLLKDGATVSAYDPVAMNEAKHILGDKIEYATSQYEATRNADALILITEWTEFRILNYAELEKTMNQKVIFDGRNIYEPEELKEQGYVYFSIGRKPMK
- a CDS encoding phospho-sugar mutase produces the protein MNTVEPQITEKATIWLNGNYDEATKREVKRLMSEDPQELKESFYQSLEFGTGGLRGIMGVGTNRMNIYTVGMATQGLANYILKTFPNEPVSVAIAHDSRNNSRLFAETTAKIFAANGFTAYLFDSLRPTPELSFTIRELGCKAGVVVTASHNPKEYNGYKVYWGDGAQIIAPHDKNIINEVNNITTIDEIKFNGGNGKVEVIGEQIDSLYIDRLVGLSLSPEIIKKHADLKIVYTPIHGTGVKLVPKTLERFGFKNVIHIPEQDVVDGNFPTVKSPNPEETSTLEMAIEKAKIENADLVLATDPDADRVGVAVKVADGKYELLNGNQTASLLCFYMINKWKEKDLLKGKEYIVKTIVTTDLLKDIAKDYNVEVFNVLTGFKYIADIIGKNEGSKNFIMGGEESYGYLAGEFVRDKDAVISCALIAETAAWAKEQGKTLLELLKEIYVRYGIYKEKLLSVTKKGISGQEEIKKMMDNFRSTPPQTIAGAKVMLVHDYKAGETYDTISELRYTIELPKSDVLQFVTQDGTIISVRPSGTEPKIKFYFGVKEALNNAEDYEMVDNLLNRKIDRVIEDLGLK
- the rfbD gene encoding dTDP-4-dehydrorhamnose reductase; amino-acid sequence: MSKRIYVVIGSNGQLGSEIKEISQNLEVDFKFYDFPKIDITDLAKLSAIIKRDKPSVIINCAAYTAVDKAESEPALAELVNATGVKNIVEAAKLVDAWLIQVSTDYVFDGMGYKPYNEKDATNPQSVYGATKLQGEMQACAYSKGIVVRTAWLYSTFGNNFVKTMLRLGKERETLNVVFDQVGSPTYAHDLASALLTIADKITSVNDTFFSGIYHYTNEGVCSWYDFTREIFDMENIGCNLFPIESASYPTPAKRPHYSVLNKNKIKATFEIAIPHWKHSLATCLSKLNK
- a CDS encoding UDP-glucuronic acid decarboxylase family protein, with the protein product MSRKRILVTGGAGFLGSHLCERLLNDGHDVICLDNFFTGSKENVVHLINNPYFELVRHDVISPFFAEVDEIYNLACPASPIHYQYNPIKTVKTSVMGAINMLGLAKRVKAKILQASTSEVYGDPQVHPQTEEYWGHVNPIGLRSCYDEGKRCAETLFVNYRYQNNVRIKIIRIFNTYGPRMSINDGRVVSNFIMQALNNEDITVYGDGSQTRSFQYVDDLVEGMIRMMGTNDDITGPFNLGNPKEFTILDLAEKVIRLTGSKSKIVFKELPSDDPIQRQPRIDLAKQHLNNWEPTVQLEEGLTKTIEYFTKFKNK
- the rpsA gene encoding 30S ribosomal protein S1, producing the protein MTNNEEILREEGTAKQFASKNASIPVDQFDWDAFESEQGLYDDSKDSILSKYDQTLSNVAVNEVVDGTVISMNKREVVVNIGYKSDGVVSMNEFRYNPELKVGDVVEVYVESQEDKKGQLNLSHKKARVLRSWDRVNEALDKDEVIKGYIKCRTRGGMIVDVFGIEAFLPGSQIDVKPIRDYDVYVGKTMEFKVVKINHEFKNVVVSHKALIEEELEQQKKDIIAKLEKGQVLEGTVKNITSYGVFIDLGGVDGLIHITDLSWGRVNHPEEIVELDQKLNVVILDFDDAKKRIALGLKQLTAHPWDSLDSNLKVGDKVKGKVVVMADYGAFVEIATGVEGLIHVSEMSWSQHLRSAQEFLKVGDEVEAVILTLDRDERKMSLGIKQLRQDPWENIEEKYAVNSKHTARVRNFTNFGVFVEIEEGVDGLIHISDLSWTKKVKHPSEFTSIGAEIEVVVLEIDKENRRLSLGHKQLEENPWDVFETVFTTDSIHEGTIVELEDKGARIALPYGVDGFATPKHLTKEDGTPAKLEEKLEFKVIEFNKGAKRIIVSHSRTFEDAKKTEEKAEKKAKAAATNKAVKKVKTNIEKTTLGDIDALAALKSEMEGKANTEE